A genomic segment from Nicotiana tabacum cultivar K326 chromosome 9, ASM71507v2, whole genome shotgun sequence encodes:
- the LOC107767538 gene encoding protein TIFY 6B-like isoform X2, whose translation MERDFMGLNSKDSVVVVKEEPVETCKDSGFRWQLSSKVGIPHFMSLSSAQDEKPTKALSSADGVDSCLKRQSGEIQNVHAMHLSHDVKMLPFNISNPSYKTHFGGTGQISAAATMKQQLLGGIPVTAPHSILPSSGSVAGITEPWFNSKGSAAPAQLTIFYGGTVNVFDDISPEKAQAIMFLAGNGCVPPNVVQPRFQVQASTPKLAAVDGTCVNQTPNMLPASGHSSPMSVSSHPIGQSAGNSGNKDDMKISKTANISVETPKIVTSLGPVGATTIMPAAVPQARKASLARFLEKRKERVMNAAPYGLSKKSGECSTPESIGVGFSATSSVGTSPLIAGKET comes from the exons ATGGAGAGAGATTTTATGGGACTGAATTCTAAAGATTCTGTTGTTGTGGTTAAGGAAGAACCTGTTGAAACCTGCAAAGACTCTG GGTTTCGCTGGCAGTTGTCGAGCAAGGTGGGTATACCTCATTTCATGTCTTTGAGCTCTGCTCAAGATGAAAAGCCGACCAAAGCTCTATCCTCCGCAGATGGAGTTGACAGTTGTCTCAAACGTCAGTCTGGTGAAATCCAG AATGTGCATGCAATGCATCTTTCCCATGATGTTAAGATGCTTCCGTTTAACATCAGCAATCCCTCCTACAAGACTCATTTTGGTGGTACTGGCCAGATATCTGCAGCTGCGACAATGAAGCAGCAACTTCTTGGGGGAATCCCTGTTACAGCTCCTCATTCAATACTTCCATCGAGTGGCTCTGTGGCTGGGATAACTGAACCTTG GTTTAATTCCAAAGGTTCTGCAGCACCTGCTCAACTGACCATCTTCTACGGTGGGACGGTCAATGTCTTTGATGATATCTCCCCTGAGAAG GCACAGGCTATTATGTTTTTGGCTGGAAATGGTTGCGTTCCTCCTAATGTGGTGCAACCAAGGTTTCAAGTTCAGGCATCTACACCCAAACTTGCTGCTGTAGACGGCACTTGTGTGAACCAAACCCCAAACATGCTACCTGCCTCAGGTCATTCCAGCCCTATGTCTGTTTCTTCTCATCCCATTGGTCAATCTGCTGGCAATTCTGGAAACAAAGATGACATGAAGATATCTAAAACTGCAAATATTTCAGTGGAGACTCCAAAGATTGTGACATCACTAGGACCTGTTGGGGCGACTACCATAATGCCAGCAG CGGTTCCACAGGCTAGAAAAGCATCTCTGGCTCGGTTTCTTGAGAAGCGGAAGGAAAG GGTGATGAACGCTGCACCATATGGCCTCAGCAAGAAATCGGGTGAGTGCTCCACCCCAGAGTCTATCGGAGTTGGTTTCTCTGCAACTTCCAGTGTTGGTACTAGTCCTCTGATAGCCGGTAAGGAGACCTAG
- the LOC107767538 gene encoding protein TIFY 6B-like isoform X1 yields the protein MERDFMGLNSKDSVVVVKEEPVETCKDSGFRWQLSSKVGIPHFMSLSSAQDEKPTKALSSADGVDSCLKRQSGEIQQNVHAMHLSHDVKMLPFNISNPSYKTHFGGTGQISAAATMKQQLLGGIPVTAPHSILPSSGSVAGITEPWFNSKGSAAPAQLTIFYGGTVNVFDDISPEKAQAIMFLAGNGCVPPNVVQPRFQVQASTPKLAAVDGTCVNQTPNMLPASGHSSPMSVSSHPIGQSAGNSGNKDDMKISKTANISVETPKIVTSLGPVGATTIMPAAVPQARKASLARFLEKRKERVMNAAPYGLSKKSGECSTPESIGVGFSATSSVGTSPLIAGKET from the exons ATGGAGAGAGATTTTATGGGACTGAATTCTAAAGATTCTGTTGTTGTGGTTAAGGAAGAACCTGTTGAAACCTGCAAAGACTCTG GGTTTCGCTGGCAGTTGTCGAGCAAGGTGGGTATACCTCATTTCATGTCTTTGAGCTCTGCTCAAGATGAAAAGCCGACCAAAGCTCTATCCTCCGCAGATGGAGTTGACAGTTGTCTCAAACGTCAGTCTGGTGAAATCCAG CAGAATGTGCATGCAATGCATCTTTCCCATGATGTTAAGATGCTTCCGTTTAACATCAGCAATCCCTCCTACAAGACTCATTTTGGTGGTACTGGCCAGATATCTGCAGCTGCGACAATGAAGCAGCAACTTCTTGGGGGAATCCCTGTTACAGCTCCTCATTCAATACTTCCATCGAGTGGCTCTGTGGCTGGGATAACTGAACCTTG GTTTAATTCCAAAGGTTCTGCAGCACCTGCTCAACTGACCATCTTCTACGGTGGGACGGTCAATGTCTTTGATGATATCTCCCCTGAGAAG GCACAGGCTATTATGTTTTTGGCTGGAAATGGTTGCGTTCCTCCTAATGTGGTGCAACCAAGGTTTCAAGTTCAGGCATCTACACCCAAACTTGCTGCTGTAGACGGCACTTGTGTGAACCAAACCCCAAACATGCTACCTGCCTCAGGTCATTCCAGCCCTATGTCTGTTTCTTCTCATCCCATTGGTCAATCTGCTGGCAATTCTGGAAACAAAGATGACATGAAGATATCTAAAACTGCAAATATTTCAGTGGAGACTCCAAAGATTGTGACATCACTAGGACCTGTTGGGGCGACTACCATAATGCCAGCAG CGGTTCCACAGGCTAGAAAAGCATCTCTGGCTCGGTTTCTTGAGAAGCGGAAGGAAAG GGTGATGAACGCTGCACCATATGGCCTCAGCAAGAAATCGGGTGAGTGCTCCACCCCAGAGTCTATCGGAGTTGGTTTCTCTGCAACTTCCAGTGTTGGTACTAGTCCTCTGATAGCCGGTAAGGAGACCTAG
- the LOC107767538 gene encoding protein TIFY 6B-like, whose product MERDFMGLNSKDSVVVVKEEPVETCKDSGFRWQLSSKVGIPHFMSLSSAQDEKPTKALSSADGVDSCLKRQSGEIQISAAATMKQQLLGGIPVTAPHSILPSSGSVAGITEPWFNSKGSAAPAQLTIFYGGTVNVFDDISPEKAQAIMFLAGNGCVPPNVVQPRFQVQASTPKLAAVDGTCVNQTPNMLPASGHSSPMSVSSHPIGQSAGNSGNKDDMKISKTANISVETPKIVTSLGPVGATTIMPAAVPQARKASLARFLEKRKERVMNAAPYGLSKKSGECSTPESIGVGFSATSSVGTSPLIAGKET is encoded by the exons ATGGAGAGAGATTTTATGGGACTGAATTCTAAAGATTCTGTTGTTGTGGTTAAGGAAGAACCTGTTGAAACCTGCAAAGACTCTG GGTTTCGCTGGCAGTTGTCGAGCAAGGTGGGTATACCTCATTTCATGTCTTTGAGCTCTGCTCAAGATGAAAAGCCGACCAAAGCTCTATCCTCCGCAGATGGAGTTGACAGTTGTCTCAAACGTCAGTCTGGTGAAATCCAG ATATCTGCAGCTGCGACAATGAAGCAGCAACTTCTTGGGGGAATCCCTGTTACAGCTCCTCATTCAATACTTCCATCGAGTGGCTCTGTGGCTGGGATAACTGAACCTTG GTTTAATTCCAAAGGTTCTGCAGCACCTGCTCAACTGACCATCTTCTACGGTGGGACGGTCAATGTCTTTGATGATATCTCCCCTGAGAAG GCACAGGCTATTATGTTTTTGGCTGGAAATGGTTGCGTTCCTCCTAATGTGGTGCAACCAAGGTTTCAAGTTCAGGCATCTACACCCAAACTTGCTGCTGTAGACGGCACTTGTGTGAACCAAACCCCAAACATGCTACCTGCCTCAGGTCATTCCAGCCCTATGTCTGTTTCTTCTCATCCCATTGGTCAATCTGCTGGCAATTCTGGAAACAAAGATGACATGAAGATATCTAAAACTGCAAATATTTCAGTGGAGACTCCAAAGATTGTGACATCACTAGGACCTGTTGGGGCGACTACCATAATGCCAGCAG CGGTTCCACAGGCTAGAAAAGCATCTCTGGCTCGGTTTCTTGAGAAGCGGAAGGAAAG GGTGATGAACGCTGCACCATATGGCCTCAGCAAGAAATCGGGTGAGTGCTCCACCCCAGAGTCTATCGGAGTTGGTTTCTCTGCAACTTCCAGTGTTGGTACTAGTCCTCTGATAGCCGGTAAGGAGACCTAG